A window from bacterium encodes these proteins:
- the secF gene encoding protein translocase subunit SecF, whose translation MATNENILSHKQRIDVMGHKGLWFGISIAIMIPCIIAIVICFQRFGAPVKLGIDFTGGTLMELTFLQPAKIEDVRKVFEKQGVEPHITAATDNKTYSIRTPYLDKAKSLSLKADLRKVGSYDEPHFRLESVGPTIGKELLRNAAMALGLGILGILLYITFRYQFDFALSAIIAMVHDGVIMLGTFSIFSLLLGAEADGLLVVAILTIMGFSVHDTIVIFDRFRENLKFAKKGDTFGQIANASVNQTLARSINTSLTLVLTLLPLVILGGHTIFFFTLTMLIGVVVGAYSSIFNAGPILVMLRERGTKKSNGTQAATNPSA comes from the coding sequence ATGGCCACCAACGAGAACATCCTATCCCACAAGCAACGCATCGACGTGATGGGCCACAAGGGCCTCTGGTTCGGCATCTCCATTGCCATCATGATCCCCTGCATCATCGCGATCGTCATCTGCTTCCAGCGCTTCGGCGCCCCGGTCAAGCTCGGCATCGACTTCACCGGCGGCACCCTGATGGAGCTCACCTTCCTCCAGCCCGCCAAGATCGAGGATGTCCGCAAGGTCTTCGAGAAGCAGGGCGTGGAGCCTCACATCACGGCGGCGACCGACAACAAGACCTACAGCATCCGCACCCCCTACCTCGACAAGGCCAAATCCCTGTCGCTGAAGGCGGACCTGCGCAAGGTCGGTAGCTACGACGAGCCCCATTTCCGCCTGGAGTCGGTCGGTCCCACCATCGGTAAGGAGCTGCTGCGCAACGCCGCCATGGCCCTGGGCCTCGGCATCCTGGGCATCCTGCTCTACATCACCTTCCGCTACCAGTTCGACTTCGCCCTCTCGGCCATCATCGCGATGGTCCACGACGGCGTCATCATGCTCGGCACCTTCTCCATCTTCAGCCTGCTGCTCGGCGCCGAAGCCGACGGCCTGCTGGTGGTCGCGATCCTGACGATCATGGGCTTCTCGGTCCACGACACCATCGTCATCTTCGACCGCTTCCGCGAGAACCTCAAGTTCGCGAAGAAGGGCGACACCTTCGGTCAGATCGCCAACGCGAGCGTCAACCAGACCCTGGCGCGCTCGATCAACACCTCGCTGACCCTGGTGCTCACCCTGCTGCCCCTGGTCATCCTCGGCGGCCACACCATCTTCTTCTTCACCCTGACGATGCTCATCGGCGTGGTGGTCGGCGCTTACTCGTCGATCTTCAATGCCGGCCCGATCCTCGTCATGCTCCGCGAGCGGGGCACCAAGAAGAGCAACGGCACCCAGGCCGCGACCAACCCCTCGGCCTAA
- the secD gene encoding protein translocase subunit SecD → MSPRKLLLLVVVLLTLGALYVIQDEKQFPTKYGLDIQGGMHLVLEAKDTEKIKVTPEVMQSVIAVVRNRVDATGVNEPVIQRKGDRQVLVELAGVKDPDAARQLLGKTAHLTFWELPAGVVAPMTASSSQPAWVKTPLDGSMLDEAKAEPSPQGGWQIAIKFNSEGAKLFGEISSRNVGKPVAIRLDETEISAPRIEGPILGGSAQITGSFDAKTAQMLAVQLKAGSLPVPLEEVETRTVGPTLGQDTVKASVTAGLIGFGLVVLFMLFYYRLPGLVADISLAIYAVLVFAIFKLIPVTLTVPGIAGFILSIGMAVDANVLIFERTKEELRNGRSLYSAIEIGFKRAFTSIFDSNSTTLLTCAILYYFGSGLVRGFALTLAIGVIVSLFTAITVSRALLHAILEGGGKGLKSPEYFGVKQPGTATEKAS, encoded by the coding sequence TTGAGCCCTAGGAAACTCCTGCTCCTGGTCGTGGTGCTCCTCACCCTCGGGGCGCTCTACGTGATCCAGGACGAGAAGCAATTCCCGACCAAGTACGGCCTGGACATCCAGGGCGGCATGCACCTGGTCCTCGAAGCCAAGGACACGGAAAAGATCAAGGTCACGCCCGAGGTCATGCAGAGCGTGATCGCCGTCGTGCGCAACCGCGTGGACGCCACCGGCGTCAACGAGCCCGTGATCCAGCGCAAGGGCGACCGTCAGGTCCTCGTCGAGCTCGCGGGCGTCAAGGACCCCGACGCGGCCCGTCAGCTGCTGGGCAAGACCGCTCACCTGACCTTCTGGGAGCTGCCCGCCGGCGTCGTGGCGCCCATGACGGCGAGCAGCAGCCAGCCCGCGTGGGTCAAGACCCCGCTGGACGGCTCCATGCTCGATGAGGCCAAGGCCGAGCCGAGCCCCCAGGGTGGCTGGCAGATCGCCATCAAGTTCAACAGCGAAGGCGCCAAGCTCTTCGGCGAGATCTCGAGCCGTAACGTCGGCAAGCCCGTGGCCATCCGCCTCGACGAGACCGAGATCTCGGCGCCCCGCATCGAGGGCCCGATCCTCGGCGGCTCGGCCCAGATCACCGGCAGCTTCGACGCCAAGACCGCCCAGATGCTCGCGGTCCAGCTCAAGGCCGGTTCGCTGCCCGTTCCCCTCGAAGAGGTCGAGACCCGCACCGTCGGCCCGACCCTCGGTCAGGACACCGTCAAGGCCTCGGTCACCGCTGGTCTGATCGGCTTCGGGCTGGTCGTCCTCTTCATGCTCTTCTACTACCGTCTGCCCGGCCTGGTCGCGGACATCAGCCTTGCGATCTACGCGGTGCTGGTCTTCGCCATCTTCAAGCTGATCCCCGTCACCCTGACGGTGCCCGGCATCGCGGGCTTCATCCTCTCGATCGGCATGGCGGTTGACGCCAACGTGCTGATCTTCGAGCGCACCAAGGAAGAGCTCCGTAACGGCCGCAGCCTCTACTCGGCCATCGAGATCGGCTTCAAGCGCGCCTTTACCTCGATCTTCGACTCCAACTCGACCACCCTGCTCACGTGCGCCATCCTCTACTACTTCGGTAGCGGTCTGGTCCGCGGATTCGCGCTCACGCTCGCCATCGGCGTCATCGTGTCGCTCTTCACCGCGATCACCGTCAGCCGCGCTCTCCTGCACGCCATCCTCGAAGGCGGCGGCAAGGGGCTGAAGTCGCCGGAATATTTCGGCGTCAAGCAGCCGGGGACCGCCACCGAGAAGGCTAGCTAG
- a CDS encoding metal-binding protein, whose protein sequence is MPSGRTHDRITYLAALPVAWGAFAYAQSALHAALAAVGVLFGGLMFGPDLDVKSVQYYRWGPLRWIWWPYQRMFRHRSVWTHGVIASLAVRLVYFALVIAGLGAIAYALINTYVARLDLPAGLPIDLSSLYLRDPASFGMALGGLWLGGALHTWADVSVSFAKRAFKRRRKGR, encoded by the coding sequence ATGCCGTCCGGACGGACCCACGATCGCATCACCTACCTCGCCGCGCTACCCGTCGCCTGGGGGGCCTTCGCCTACGCGCAATCCGCCCTTCACGCGGCGTTGGCGGCTGTCGGGGTCCTGTTCGGAGGCCTCATGTTCGGGCCCGATCTGGACGTCAAGAGCGTGCAGTACTACCGCTGGGGCCCCCTGCGCTGGATCTGGTGGCCGTATCAGCGCATGTTCCGCCACCGCTCCGTCTGGACCCACGGGGTGATCGCAAGCCTCGCCGTGCGCCTCGTGTACTTTGCTCTCGTGATCGCGGGTCTCGGAGCGATCGCCTACGCCCTGATCAACACCTACGTCGCGCGCCTCGACTTGCCCGCTGGCCTGCCGATCGATCTTTCGAGCCTCTACCTGCGCGATCCAGCGAGCTTCGGCATGGCGCTCGGGGGCCTCTGGCTCGGAGGCGCCCTGCACACCTGGGCGGATGTGAGTGTTTCCTTTGCCAAGCGCGCCTTCAAGCGCCGCCGCAAAGGCCGCTAG
- a CDS encoding biotin transporter BioY, with protein MLKLLRTALFASLTALGTYVAVPLPYVVFGEVHLPNAMTAWSFGALSTGLYTTSAQAMALGAAGTFLSPVGAFVAQAAYLILGLAGVPVFADGGGLTYLQSPSFPFLITFPFAAWLIARLAPHGGSVRRWKALMAGQLLVLGVGTLFEILGAGHLGVPAAWGAHAWPASQTLLGMMLAMVPFALLGGIGDFFTALFTPSQPATPPVRESLPAPAPVPERIPSMPIPPQRQLPGPPERIKLGEAPQRQKAIEGPPPRVSLPKQPPEA; from the coding sequence TTGCTCAAGCTGCTTCGAACCGCGTTATTCGCCAGCCTCACCGCCCTCGGTACTTACGTGGCGGTGCCGTTGCCGTACGTGGTGTTCGGCGAGGTCCACCTGCCCAATGCGATGACCGCGTGGTCGTTCGGTGCCCTCAGCACCGGTCTATATACCACATCCGCACAGGCGATGGCCCTGGGGGCAGCCGGCACCTTCCTCAGCCCGGTAGGCGCCTTCGTCGCCCAGGCGGCTTACTTGATCCTGGGTCTCGCCGGGGTCCCGGTCTTCGCCGACGGGGGCGGTCTTACCTACCTCCAGTCGCCGAGCTTCCCGTTTCTGATTACCTTCCCCTTTGCCGCCTGGCTCATCGCAAGGCTCGCCCCGCACGGCGGCTCCGTTCGTCGCTGGAAGGCGCTGATGGCGGGCCAGCTGCTCGTGCTCGGGGTCGGAACCCTCTTCGAGATCCTGGGCGCCGGTCATCTCGGGGTACCCGCGGCCTGGGGCGCCCACGCGTGGCCTGCCTCCCAGACCCTGCTCGGCATGATGCTCGCCATGGTTCCGTTCGCCCTGCTCGGCGGGATTGGCGACTTCTTCACCGCGCTCTTCACCCCGTCGCAGCCCGCGACCCCGCCGGTACGCGAGAGCCTGCCCGCGCCTGCGCCGGTGCCCGAGCGCATCCCGAGCATGCCCATCCCGCCCCAGCGCCAGCTGCCCGGCCCGCCCGAGCGCATCAAGCTGGGCGAGGCGCCCCAGCGCCAAAAGGCGATCGAGGGACCACCGCCGCGCGTTTCCTTGCCGAAGCAACCCCCCGAAGCCTGA
- the rsmA gene encoding ribosomal RNA small subunit methyltransferase A has product MTTSSTQGFRTKKRFGQNFLKDPAVPAAIIEAAELTKTDRVLEIGPGQGALTRGLLEEAGEVVAVEIDTRLTSTLEALQAEQPHLRVVWGDFLQTSFEALGLPEAQTKVIANIPYYITSPILLKLLHGDAIERAPIESIPEWPERIILMVQEEVAKRLLAKPGTKDYGSLSVICQYAAEITPVIRVPRTAFIPRPQVDSMVVMLKPRKKAPIDVANPKRFFQVVHGAFGQRRKTLSNALKGAGFEKEALEAAFTTTGIDPTRRGETLSLEEFAALARAL; this is encoded by the coding sequence ATGACCACTTCTTCCACTCAGGGCTTCCGCACCAAGAAGCGCTTCGGCCAGAACTTCCTGAAGGATCCCGCCGTCCCGGCGGCGATCATCGAGGCGGCCGAACTCACCAAGACCGACAGGGTCCTCGAGATCGGCCCCGGCCAGGGCGCCTTGACCCGCGGCTTGCTCGAAGAGGCGGGCGAGGTAGTCGCCGTCGAGATCGACACCCGCCTGACCTCCACCCTTGAGGCCCTCCAGGCGGAGCAGCCGCACCTTCGCGTGGTGTGGGGCGACTTCCTCCAGACCAGCTTCGAAGCGCTCGGCTTGCCCGAGGCTCAGACCAAGGTCATCGCCAACATCCCCTACTACATCACCTCGCCGATTTTGCTCAAGCTGCTGCACGGCGATGCCATCGAGCGCGCTCCCATCGAGTCCATCCCCGAGTGGCCCGAGCGGATCATCCTGATGGTGCAGGAAGAGGTGGCGAAACGCCTCCTGGCGAAGCCCGGGACCAAGGACTACGGCTCCCTCTCGGTCATCTGCCAGTACGCCGCCGAGATCACCCCCGTGATCCGGGTGCCGCGCACCGCCTTCATCCCGCGGCCGCAGGTCGACTCCATGGTCGTCATGCTCAAGCCCCGCAAGAAGGCTCCCATCGACGTGGCGAATCCCAAGCGCTTCTTCCAGGTCGTGCACGGGGCCTTCGGCCAGCGCCGCAAGACCCTCTCGAACGCCCTCAAGGGGGCCGGCTTCGAGAAGGAGGCGCTCGAAGCGGCGTTCACGACGACGGGGATCGATCCGACCCGGCGCGGCGAGACGCTCAGTCTCGAGGAGTTCGCAGCACTCGCCCGGGCGCTGTAA
- the plsY gene encoding glycerol-3-phosphate 1-O-acyltransferase PlsY gives MIASPVVVAGGALATYVFGAIPFALIIGKLFYGVDIREHGSGNVGATNVVRVLGRKPGIACFVLDFLKGCLPVSLAVAAHLPWWVPLLYGVLAIVGHSRSVFLGFKGGKSVATGAGVIVALAPWVGLAVLGVWAAVFFAGRIVSLASIVAAGSLPLWMLLFKQPLSTVLFGVVTALYVIVRHRSNIERLLKGQEPRMGARKS, from the coding sequence ATGATCGCCTCACCCGTCGTGGTCGCGGGCGGCGCGCTGGCGACCTACGTCTTCGGCGCGATTCCCTTCGCCCTGATCATCGGGAAGCTCTTCTACGGGGTCGACATCCGCGAGCACGGCTCGGGCAACGTGGGGGCGACCAACGTGGTGCGCGTGCTCGGCCGCAAGCCGGGTATCGCTTGCTTCGTGCTCGACTTCCTCAAGGGTTGCCTGCCGGTGAGCCTCGCAGTCGCCGCGCACCTGCCTTGGTGGGTGCCCCTCCTGTACGGGGTGCTCGCGATCGTGGGGCACAGCCGCTCGGTCTTTCTGGGCTTCAAGGGCGGCAAGTCGGTGGCCACCGGCGCGGGAGTGATCGTCGCCCTCGCGCCCTGGGTCGGGCTTGCCGTGCTCGGAGTCTGGGCGGCCGTCTTCTTCGCGGGGCGCATCGTCTCGTTGGCCTCGATCGTGGCGGCAGGCTCGCTGCCGCTTTGGATGCTGCTGTTCAAGCAGCCGCTCTCCACGGTCCTCTTCGGGGTCGTCACCGCCCTCTACGTCATCGTCCGTCACCGCTCGAACATCGAACGCCTTCTCAAGGGCCAGGAGCCCCGCATGGGCGCAAGGAAATCATGA
- the der gene encoding ribosome biogenesis GTPase Der: MNALPVVAIVGRPNVGKSTFINRLVGSREAIVHDMPGVTRDRLYLRADWNGRDFVVVDTGGIVPGTDEELLQSVEKQAMLAVEEADVIVFVVDGEAGVTPVDEDIANLLRTSKKPLILAVNKLDNVTEDPKAAEFYELGLGEPRPMSSLHGLGIGDMLDDIVNAFPPESEEPPPEELRIALVGKPNAGKSSLTNALLGHERMIVSPVAGTTRDAIDTRLEIDGKHYTLVDTAGIRRKAKVDYGVEAFSVVRALKAIERADVIVMMIDGAEGVSEQDQRIAGIAEDSGKALVIAVNKWDLVPKDTHTMPAYRKKLEEELRHVKWAPVVFISALTGQRVPQILEAAEAAAAENTRRITTGVINEVIAEATTMNPPPARSGRRLKIYYVTQVSAAPPTFINYCNEPKLVTDHYKRYLENKIREAFGFAGTPIRLIFRPRREKQN; the protein is encoded by the coding sequence ATGAACGCCCTTCCCGTCGTCGCTATCGTCGGCCGCCCCAACGTGGGCAAGTCGACGTTCATCAACCGCCTGGTCGGTAGCCGCGAGGCCATCGTTCACGACATGCCCGGCGTGACCCGCGATCGCCTCTACCTGCGCGCCGACTGGAACGGCCGCGACTTCGTCGTGGTCGACACCGGCGGGATCGTGCCGGGCACGGACGAGGAGCTCCTGCAGTCCGTCGAGAAGCAGGCCATGCTCGCCGTCGAAGAGGCCGATGTCATCGTGTTCGTCGTGGACGGCGAGGCGGGCGTCACCCCGGTCGACGAGGACATCGCGAACCTGCTTCGCACCTCCAAAAAGCCCCTGATCCTCGCGGTCAACAAGCTCGACAACGTGACCGAGGACCCCAAGGCCGCCGAGTTCTACGAGCTCGGCCTGGGCGAGCCCCGTCCCATGTCGTCGCTTCACGGCCTCGGGATCGGCGACATGCTCGACGATATCGTCAACGCCTTCCCCCCCGAAAGCGAGGAGCCGCCCCCCGAGGAGCTGCGCATCGCCCTGGTGGGTAAGCCGAACGCCGGCAAGTCCTCCTTGACCAACGCCCTCTTGGGCCACGAGCGGATGATCGTCTCGCCCGTCGCCGGCACCACCCGCGACGCCATCGACACCCGCCTCGAGATCGACGGCAAGCACTACACCCTGGTCGACACGGCGGGCATCCGTCGCAAGGCCAAGGTCGACTACGGCGTCGAGGCGTTCTCGGTCGTGCGCGCCCTCAAGGCCATCGAGCGCGCGGACGTGATCGTCATGATGATCGACGGGGCCGAGGGTGTCTCGGAGCAGGACCAGCGCATCGCGGGCATCGCCGAGGACTCGGGCAAGGCCCTGGTCATTGCGGTCAACAAGTGGGACCTGGTCCCCAAGGACACCCACACCATGCCCGCCTACCGCAAGAAGCTCGAAGAGGAGCTGCGCCACGTGAAGTGGGCGCCAGTCGTCTTCATCTCGGCGCTCACCGGCCAGCGCGTGCCCCAGATCCTCGAGGCCGCCGAGGCCGCCGCGGCCGAGAATACCCGCCGCATCACCACCGGCGTCATCAACGAGGTCATCGCGGAAGCCACCACCATGAACCCGCCCCCGGCCAGGAGCGGCCGCCGCCTGAAGATCTACTACGTGACCCAGGTCTCCGCCGCCCCGCCGACCTTCATCAACTACTGCAACGAGCCCAAGCTGGTCACCGACCACTACAAGCGCTACCTCGAGAACAAGATCCGCGAGGCCTTCGGCTTCGCAGGCACCCCCATCCGCCTGATCTTCCGGCCTCGCCGCGAGAAGCAGAACTGA
- a CDS encoding Nif3-like dinuclear metal center hexameric protein: MRIRDILEHLETLAPLSYAASWDNCGLQFGDPDRPCTGVLVTVNPSLASVEAAERAGANLVVAHHPLLFKATKRLDTRKDPGRTVEAMAKAGITCYAAHTNLDATACNHHLATLFGLPMDRILQVEGTEAWYKLIAWVPTDAAPELLDALWAAGAGRIGPYDQCSFKSEGEGTFRPLDGANPAVGSVGEHHQGPETRLEVLVPARVRGAVLRALHRVHPYEVPAYDVIRLENGGDPYGIGLWGELEAPMTIEAIAERVQAALKPRSLRLVGDRDRLVRRIGVCSGAGGDLYPAALAQGVELFITGEVRYHAALEAEAQGLALLEAGHQATEQPVVDFVVDYLKARVPESVSITGFAEPEPFEVLT; this comes from the coding sequence ATGCGCATCCGTGACATCCTCGAGCACCTCGAAACCCTAGCGCCGCTCTCTTATGCGGCCAGCTGGGACAACTGCGGCCTGCAGTTCGGCGATCCCGATCGCCCCTGCACCGGCGTGCTGGTGACGGTCAACCCGTCGCTCGCCTCGGTGGAGGCCGCCGAGCGCGCCGGGGCGAACCTGGTCGTCGCGCACCACCCCCTGCTGTTCAAGGCAACCAAGCGCCTGGACACCCGCAAGGACCCGGGCCGCACGGTCGAGGCCATGGCCAAGGCCGGCATCACCTGCTATGCCGCCCATACCAACCTGGATGCTACCGCCTGCAACCATCATCTCGCGACCCTCTTCGGCCTGCCGATGGATCGCATCCTCCAAGTGGAGGGCACCGAGGCCTGGTACAAGCTGATCGCCTGGGTACCGACCGATGCGGCCCCTGAGCTGCTCGACGCCCTCTGGGCGGCGGGTGCAGGCCGGATCGGGCCGTACGACCAGTGCTCGTTCAAGAGCGAGGGCGAAGGGACCTTCCGGCCGCTCGACGGCGCGAACCCCGCCGTGGGATCCGTTGGCGAGCATCACCAAGGCCCCGAGACCCGCTTGGAGGTCCTCGTGCCCGCGCGGGTGCGAGGCGCCGTCTTGCGTGCGCTTCATCGGGTGCATCCCTACGAGGTGCCCGCCTACGACGTCATCCGACTCGAGAACGGCGGCGATCCCTACGGCATCGGCCTGTGGGGTGAGCTTGAAGCACCCATGACCATCGAGGCCATCGCCGAGCGGGTCCAGGCTGCCCTCAAGCCCCGCAGCTTGCGCCTGGTGGGCGATCGCGATCGCCTGGTGCGCCGAATCGGCGTCTGCTCGGGTGCCGGCGGGGACCTGTACCCCGCAGCCCTCGCCCAGGGGGTCGAACTGTTCATCACCGGCGAAGTCCGTTACCACGCCGCCCTCGAAGCCGAGGCCCAGGGCCTTGCGCTGCTCGAGGCGGGCCACCAGGCGACCGAACAGCCGGTGGTCGATTTCGTCGTCGATTATCTGAAGGCCCGCGTGCCTGAATCCGTTTCCATCACCGGCTTCGCCGAACCGGAGCCCTTCGAGGTACTGACCTAA
- the lysA gene encoding diaminopimelate decarboxylase has translation MPLAEQACNQRIRPVTAHVNSHGRWELGGCDLAELARTYGTPLYVMDEDTLRTAARTYLDALKAHYPGPSEVLFASKALCNMAINRLLHDEGLATEVVSGGELFTALKAGIPPERIHFQGNNKSPEEIRLALEEGIGRFMVDNLDELHQLSAIAKKLGVTPQLLLRITPGVEAHTHEYVRTGHVDTKFGFDLPHQLDEALRHVVANPHLQFMGLQAHIGSQIFDIEPFLLNVDVLLDWSSRIEQTYGLSVAELDVGGGLGIAYTGEDDPPAIADVIAAIAERVQTGCAARGLKLPKLMVEPGRSIVGTAGVTVYTVGTRKDIPGVRTYLSVDGGMPDNPRPITYGARYAADPVQTGECYETVTLAGKCCESGDVLITDLKLPKMAAGELVVLWGTGAYCYSMASNYNRLGRPAMVLVSDGRADVIAERETLADLVARDRLPLRLGGSR, from the coding sequence ATGCCCCTAGCCGAGCAGGCCTGCAATCAGCGTATCCGTCCCGTGACCGCGCACGTCAACTCGCACGGCCGCTGGGAGCTCGGGGGGTGCGACCTCGCCGAGCTGGCGCGCACCTACGGGACTCCCCTCTACGTGATGGACGAGGACACGTTGCGTACCGCGGCGCGCACCTACCTCGACGCCCTCAAGGCCCACTACCCCGGGCCATCCGAAGTGCTCTTCGCGAGCAAGGCCCTCTGCAACATGGCGATCAATCGCCTCTTGCACGACGAGGGCCTCGCCACCGAGGTGGTCTCCGGCGGCGAGCTCTTCACGGCCCTCAAGGCGGGGATCCCGCCCGAGCGCATTCACTTCCAGGGCAACAACAAGAGCCCCGAAGAGATCCGCCTCGCCCTCGAAGAGGGGATCGGGCGCTTCATGGTCGACAACCTCGACGAGCTGCACCAGCTCAGCGCGATCGCCAAGAAGCTGGGCGTCACCCCGCAGCTGCTCTTGCGCATCACGCCGGGTGTGGAGGCCCACACCCACGAGTACGTGCGCACGGGGCACGTGGACACCAAGTTCGGCTTTGACCTGCCGCACCAGCTCGACGAGGCCCTGCGGCACGTGGTCGCCAATCCGCACCTTCAGTTCATGGGCCTCCAGGCCCACATCGGGTCGCAGATCTTCGACATCGAGCCCTTCTTGCTTAACGTGGACGTTCTGCTCGATTGGTCCAGCCGCATCGAGCAGACCTACGGCCTGAGCGTCGCGGAGCTGGACGTGGGCGGCGGCCTGGGCATCGCCTATACCGGCGAGGACGATCCCCCCGCCATCGCCGACGTGATCGCCGCGATCGCCGAGCGGGTCCAGACGGGCTGTGCTGCGCGCGGCCTCAAGCTGCCCAAGCTCATGGTCGAGCCAGGCCGCTCCATCGTCGGCACCGCCGGCGTGACGGTCTACACCGTGGGCACCCGCAAGGACATCCCCGGGGTGCGCACCTACCTGTCGGTGGACGGCGGCATGCCGGACAACCCCCGCCCCATCACCTACGGCGCTCGCTACGCGGCGGACCCGGTCCAGACGGGCGAATGCTACGAGACGGTCACCCTCGCCGGCAAGTGCTGCGAGTCGGGGGATGTCCTCATCACCGACCTCAAGCTGCCCAAGATGGCCGCAGGCGAGCTCGTCGTGCTCTGGGGCACCGGCGCCTACTGCTACTCGATGGCCTCCAACTACAACCGTCTCGGCCGGCCCGCCATGGTGCTGGTCAGTGACGGCCGCGCCGACGTGATCGCCGAGCGCGAGACCCTCGCGGACCTGGTGGCACGCGATCGCCTGCCCCTGCGGCTCGGAGGCAGCCGCTGA
- the cdaA gene encoding diadenylate cyclase CdaA: MAYWLAILQQFATNLRWQDLLDILLVSVVLYRLFLLIKGTRAVQLLRGVLLLLVAYLLSRALQLNTITWLVQSAATMIIVAIPVVFQPEMRRALSLLGQGELFRSELFGKGSADTSRVVDEVVMAVRMLSARKIGALIILERQTGLNEFIETGTAIQGLVSADLLTSIFFPNSPLHDGAVIVRGDRIVAAGALLPLSENFRRAQKRPIGTRHRAALGLSETTDAFAVVVSEETGVISVAQMGQLQRHLTEDDLRGMLSNLYQAPRSGTMNLSLPLFRKSS; the protein is encoded by the coding sequence ATGGCCTACTGGCTCGCGATCCTCCAGCAGTTCGCCACCAACCTCCGCTGGCAAGACCTCCTCGACATCCTGCTCGTCAGCGTGGTCCTGTACCGCCTCTTCCTGCTCATCAAGGGCACCCGCGCGGTCCAGTTGCTGCGTGGCGTCCTGCTGCTCCTGGTCGCCTACCTGCTCAGCCGGGCCCTCCAGCTCAACACCATCACCTGGCTCGTCCAGAGTGCGGCGACCATGATCATCGTCGCGATCCCGGTGGTGTTCCAGCCCGAGATGCGCCGCGCCCTGTCGCTGCTTGGCCAGGGTGAGCTCTTCCGTTCCGAGCTGTTCGGGAAAGGCTCGGCCGATACCAGCCGCGTGGTCGACGAGGTCGTCATGGCCGTCCGGATGCTGAGCGCCCGCAAGATCGGTGCCCTCATCATCCTCGAGCGTCAGACGGGCCTCAACGAGTTCATCGAAACGGGGACCGCGATCCAGGGCTTGGTCTCGGCCGACCTGTTGACCTCGATCTTCTTCCCGAACTCGCCTTTGCACGACGGCGCGGTCATCGTCCGCGGCGATCGCATCGTCGCGGCAGGTGCCTTGCTGCCCCTTTCCGAGAACTTCCGCCGCGCCCAGAAGCGCCCCATCGGCACCCGCCACCGGGCGGCCTTGGGCCTCTCCGAGACGACGGACGCCTTTGCCGTGGTCGTCTCCGAGGAGACGGGGGTTATCTCCGTCGCCCAGATGGGCCAGCTCCAGCGCCACCTGACCGAGGACGACCTGCGCGGGATGCTCTCCAACCTGTACCAGGCCCCCCGCTCGGGCACCATGAACCTTTCGCTGCCGCTCTTCCGGAAGTCTAGCTGA